CAAAAAGGGTTTTGCCGTTTGTTTGCATCTTCTTTCCTCCATGTGTTTTCTAACAGGGCCTGTCAGAAGGAGGACCGTGGCCCGATGGCGGAGGAGTACTGCCAGTACAAGAAGCTCAAAGCGAAGCTCCGTCTGCTGGAGGCCCTGCTCAGCAAACAACAGGCCTCAACCAGGACCAGTTGAGTTGACTCACAGTGGGACTTTGATCTGACTGAACAGGACTCGGTCGTGTCGGGACGACAAGCCGCTGGGTCTTTTTTTCATGCCATGCTCATTAGGTGGATGCACTTTACATGAGGAAAACAGGGATGGAATTCGGAGACAATCTGACGGAAATCTGGgcaactgcagttttttttattcccaaaaCACACCGTTTGTCATTCGTGACGCATCGTACTAAATAAGCCTAATGTAGCAAGTGTATCTTCATGTAGCATTAGTCTGTCAAAGATGAAGAGCTGCAACCACATGATGTTAGTTACATATTAGTCATTTAAGATTACTGTACGTATATTATGGCACTTTGCTTTTTATGCCATTGCCAAAATGCTATTTTTGGAGCTTTGTCCATTATTAATGTGGAGACTGCATTTTTGTGCAATATCTTGGCAAAAATAAGTATAAATGCAATCAATGAGACGATCGTGTGGTGTTTGTGCATGTCAGTTCTCTAGTCCTGCATTGTGCTATGATATGCATTAAGAATTTCAGAGTAAATCTAAATCGTGACCATTCGATTTACGGGCTCACCTTGGAATGTGAATGTTGGTGAACCTTGACATTGTAGTGCAAGTTCTGCTGCTgtcaaatttgtctttttcaatttatttttttaccccaTTTTACCTTAATTTAATTAGTTCATTTCATTCCCCCTAAATGCTGTTGTTGACAATGATCAGAGCTTTTGACATTGTGCACTTCTGGTTTATAgaattttctatatatatacacacaatatatatatgaatatcaataaaaaataaatattttttcacatttattctgctaAACACAGTTTATGGTTCTACTTTCTTTCCATTGaccagaataaaataaaagtgaacgTTGCAGAAAAGGTCTGAGAGCTGAGGAACAGTTGTCAGTCGGCACAGAACTGCatcatgcttttgttttggatgATGAGTTCATGAGCAGTTGGTCATCAGAGACTTAGTGAGAACACCTTCTACAGGTTGTTGCATTAGATTCCACAGCAGTTTCATGTCTGGTTATTAATACCTTTGGTACAATATGAAGAAAGATGACTATTGATGCTGCAGCCTTCGAAAATTGTAGAACCAGTCCATGCCACTAGTAGGAGGTAAGAAGAAGTCAGATTTTCTCTACTGTGGAATGAGAACAAAATGTTTCTAGAAAGGTAAatggaaacaacaaaatgctCGTCCACACAGATTGTGGACACTATCGACagcatattaataataacaaggCAAAGGTCATTAGCAAAATATGATCAACAGATCCAAATGAGAAGCAGGAAATAGAACAGAAGCAGCCCGTGTCTTTTAGTACAGTTTAAAGGGTTTGGTCAGTACGCCGGTGTGGACTTgtaggatggatggatggacctGGTGACCCAGGTGTACATTTTTCAGCTGGTGGTCCCTTATGTGGACATCTTTAGGTATGTTTTAATGTAGGCTTTCAACCTTTAGGGCAACGTTTTACGATGAGGAGACAATGGTGCAGGTGTCAAAGTGTGTGGACGCTCCTATTTTTCTCCATTCTTCTTTGGGAATGTTGGTTTCTTCAGAGTACAGAGCGGTGTCAGAGATATGTTGGAGCCTACTAAATCTGCTGCTTCATGCATGTGTTGGTCTGCTTCTCCAGCACACGTGGACTTCCTGTGTGTGCGAGGTCGGTCACCTCTAGTCCGATCCCTTGCTCTCCATACAATCTGCTGTTTCTTAGCGTCCCACACTGATGTTGCAGGTCTTGCAGCTCGGGTCCTTCTTGGCATTGACTGTGGACATACTCATGAGCTGGTGCCCGCTGATCTCAGCCACTGTGCCTGACGCCAGATCTACAGGCTCCGTGTAGATCACCTCAAGGATCACGTCCTGGGCGTGATGAAACGCCAGGCTGCCATCGCCCTCTTCGTCCCGCTTGCAGGTGAGGAACGGGTTGTTGCCGATGTCGAGTGCGGGAAGGCGCTGCTTGCAGAACTCGTCACCGCCGGAGCCCTTTGGTGCCAGGACCAGAATCACAAAGTGGTAGGCTGTATACATGCAGTAGAAGTCTCCGAAGTACAGGTTGGTGTCGGGGTTGAAGAGTGCGTCAGCGCGGACCTCGAAGCGGTGGCGACCGTAAGGGGAGTCCTGCGGAGGCTTGCCTGTGTTGAACTCGGTGTTGCAGCTGAAGAAAAGGCCCTCCAGCTTGCCACTGATGGGCGAGCCATGGCTGCCACTGTTGTCCTTCACCGATGACAGCATTCGGTTCTCCTGCACCTCCCTGGAGtttggagagaggaaaaggaaatgctTCAGGACCAACAGGTAACAAGGCTGCACATTTTTTCATCAGCAGTTTTTAATTCTACCCCTGAGTTGATTGAAGTCATTTTGCAGTTGCCAGAAAGCGGTGGCATCCCTTTATGGAGATTCATTAAAGTATCGTGAACAGTGTCTGAAACAGCGTGACTCAAGGGAGAGCTGTCTGAATGGGTACAACTCAGTAAACAGAGTTTGTCTCACAGAAACACTAAGAGAGACAAATATCATTATGACAAACTGCCCGGAAACAAAAGCAGCTTTCAGACCGCAAATTAACAGTTGAACATTCAAAGCATTGGTTGCTATTGTGGCAGCTGCCTGTCTTCACAACAGAGTCAATCTTAGCCCAGAAGCTCAAATTGTGAATTGTAATTATACCGCTATCACTCCACAGGTTGTCATTATATCCATAATTGATGCGTTGTTGTGCGCATTATCGAATTTTACAGCTCCCAGTCCAGGTCGGAGGATCTGAGGCCTCATCAAGTGGTGATGTCAGTACTATTGCTCCCCACACGATGGTGCAGTTTAACAGAATCACTGTGAGCACAAGGCTGCGGCTGCAACTCAGCAAAAGGGAGAAGACCGCCCAGATGACGTCATGCTGTAAAGCTCCAACAAAAGAGGGCTCACAAGCTGTGGCTTCAGCACAGAGTCTGTGAGAGGATGGGGAGAAGCCATTAGaataaaaagcacagaaacattcctctcctccgtctgtcaCACTCTCCTCCAACATTAAAGTAGACTGGGTCAACTTTTGCTGCCACAAGcacgtcttctttttctcttttctttcccctgcaTCCCCAGACAACTCTCTGCTACTGTCTGACACCATATCTCACAAGGCCATGGCCCTTTCTGTTGTCCtcagatatacagtacacgTGCAGAAGAAATTGCTGGAAGAACCAATCAATGGCAGTAGTTTGACGTACATGTGTGGATTTATGGAACCAATCAACGGCTACAAGCATGTGTTCCACATTCCCCTAAAATGATTTGGTCTTGATTTGCCTACCTGGCATGGTCAAAATACTCTTTATTCTGGTTCCTGTAGAAGACGGAGAAAGGCAGCATGCGACCTGCGATGACCTCTGCCTTCTCCATTAGCTGGTTTAGATGCACTGTGGAATAATctgcaaaaaacacagagcgcaaactttgtgaaaagaaatgtttgaatgtCATTGGTAGAAAACCAATTATTCTCTTATAAGGTGCGTAATGTGAATTCTGAATATATGCTCAGGGATCCTGACATTCATTGGCTGACATGACTCAGCATTTAGACCAAAAACATTCTCGCTCAGTCCTATAATATAATCCACCTCTACTCACCACCATGTTAGCAGCTCTGCCAGATGCTTGTGGAGTTTATCCAAagcatataaaaaaagaaaaatcagaagGATGCAGGCATTTTTCACAATCCCGATTTTGCCACGGGAACATGAACACACCAACGAGGAACATGTGAGTCAGAGGAAATGTTTCTGCTCTCTCATGCAGCAAAGAAGTtgagttgaagaaaaaagaaagtagacATATTGCTTATTTTGGTCGATTATTACTGTAATACCCAGGAGGCTCCAAGTCTCTACATGGTGAACAGACATGATCCAACTTTTCTCTATACCTTTTTTGCCTTTGTTATCCTAATGGAAGGTCTGTGCAGCATCTTTAAGCTTTCTCCTTCATCACCTCTTTCTTGCTTCGCTATTTCAGACACACTCTTCTTTTCAACATGTTATCACATATATACGTGATATGTACTTTTGTatattcatttcctgttgaaaaaaaagaattactcGCACATTTAATACGTTTCAGTCAAAGGCCTTCTTCAGGTATGTTCTTTACCATCTTTAAATGCAGAGGGCGGGGCTAACCGTGTTGCCCCTCCCACTGTTGGTCACGATGCATCATTACAATAAATATCTGTATtgaacataataaaataaagaacagGTCAGGAGAGACACAGTGCAATGTTAAGTCTAaacagaaatatctcaacaacttttGGATTGCTATGAAATCATACAGGTATCCAAACCTGCAGTCCTGAGGgggttataataaaaaaaaaataataataacttcatTTTATATAGCGCCTTTCAAGGGACCCAAGGACGTTTATGTTATGTAATCATAATACCTGTGGTGGCACTATTTCTATTTGTTCAATACTTTGTTCGATGGTAAACGGAAGACAGTCACCTGTACTCGGTGCCAAGTGTTCAACATAAGCATGGTtgtattgtcattgtgagcatgttggCATGAGCCTGAGGGGAGGGCTGGGCCACGACAAGCCTCCTCACCCCTAACCCCTTCAgtccttccccctctcccctcccccactctAAGCCTCTAGCCAGCGATGTTGCACTCGGTGACCTCTGCATCCAGAGATATACAGCACAGCTCCGCTCCTTCCTTTaatccttctctctcctcaccatcccctcctccatctttccatccatctatccctCCACTCCACTCAGTATAAATTAGCCTGACTCACTTCACTGGGCTGCATATATCCTCCACAGTATCCCATGgtaccccctctctcttctcctctttgatTCAGGTTGACACTAAGGCCTGAAGATGTATGGACTGTATTTCTCACCAGCAGTACAGAACTCGATGATCTCGCTCCACTCGGAGACGGCGTAGTCCCCGTCAGTCTGTTTGGACGCGGTCTGGACGGCCACGGTGTACTCTGTGCGTGGGCTGAGGAACCAGTGGCCCCGGACCGTCATGGGCAGGGGCACGGCCTTGGCCACCAGCTTGGTGGGAACAtcctggagggagggagggagggaggtgaaggatGAGAACAGTGAAGAGTCAGGAAGAGAAACTCCATTTATgccacacacatttatacatttcatttaagtGGAGGACCGTGGTTTAAACCTGTTACTCCActtttatgtttgtatgtacaCCGTTTTgactcttttctccctcccaaAGTCTCTGTGAGTCCAAGCCACTCGCTGATTGGACCAGGAGCCCCCGCCTAGCAACAGGGTGAGCCCCACTACTCCAACCAAAATCAAACTATCCGAATTGCCACCGCTTTGAACAAAACCACCGTGTTTCAAGTCAAGTCATTTTAGGTTTCAAACCTCAAACATAATCACACCTCAGAAGGATTTCAGAATGTTATGATCATGAAGTGACCCGCAGTCACATTGTATATCCTCTTCTTTTAATAAGAAACCTGCTTTACGTTACTTTAATGAACTAATGCACATGAtttacaaacacatatatatttatatcagaTGACATGGTAGAGTGCATCTGCCTCATGGAACAATGTAGAGAGACTTGAACATGTCCGAAATGATGAAGTCAATTTGCctcaaaatatgttgttttgttttattcaataGTTTATGTGACTGATAAATGCATCTTGACTGGATATTGTCCCTACAACTGCTAATTTGTATCACGTCATAAttatgttgttggtttttattGTGGAAACAGAGATGTTGTTAACCTCAAGACACTTTCCTGGTTAAAGTAAGGCATGACATGATGTTTGAAACTGAATGATCAGAGGgaaaattattcatatttttgtaatttggtaaaagatttatatttattctgcTGGCATATTGTCCATTTTGTGCTCTCACAGCGCCTTgtgattttccatttttctccaACTGTTACAGAACCTCTCATCCTTTGACCCTTCATTTCAGCGAGCCTTCAACAAGAGGCCTTCTGGGTCACCTCTCTGGAGGTCACCTGAGAGGCCACCTCTCTGGAGGTGACCTCTCTGGAGGCCCCCTCTCTGGAGGCCCCCTCTCTGGAGGCCACCTCTCTGGAGGCCAACTCTCTGGAGGCCACCTCTCTGGAGGCCACCTCTCTGGAGGCCCCCTCTCTGGAGGCCACCTCTCTGGAGGTCCCCTCTCAGGAGGCCACCTCTCTGGAGGCCACCTCTCAGGAGGCCACCTCTCTGGAGGTCCCCTCTCAGTAGCCCACCTCTCTGGAGGTCCACTCTCAGGAGGTCCACTCTCAGGAGGCCACCTCTCTGGAGGCCACCTCTCTGGAGGTCACCTCTCTGGAGGTCACCTGGAGGCCACCTCTCTGGAGGCCACCTCTCTGGAGGCCACCTCTCAGGAGGCCACCTCTCAGGAAGCCACCTCTCTGGAGGCCACCTCTTTGGAGGTCCCCTCTCTGGAGGCCACCTCTCTGGAGTGTGAGCCGATTCAACCGTTACCTTGTGCTTGAActtgtttgagtttttgttctccttcttGTTCAGGTCAATGAAGTAGTGGGTGATGCGCTCCTTGCTGCGCGGCTCCATGTCCCAGCAGATCTTGAAGGAGTCACAGGTGATGTTGCTGATCTTGATGTTCTGAGGAACAGGGAGCTCCTCCATCTCAGAGATGCTGCCGTCCTGCGATTTACTCCCTGTGtagatgaaaaaataagaagCAATGTTAATATGGTGGTTTATATTAATgtcaaaaagaacaacaacatagaCCAAGATGACATGGTATGGTTTACTTTGCTCATATTGACTCAGGTGTTATGAGACATTGATCACTGATCAGTAATCGTCAATCACATCTACATTATGTGAGGGACATTAAGTCAGGAGTACAAAGTTTTAACCTGTATCAATGCGCAGTTATCATTCAGCcctcaaaatgttcttttctttcttactgACAGTAAACCGTCCACGCTTCAGTCTCTCAGTAAACAGCACTCACAGTAGAATATCCAACACACAGTAGCACCCATGCACAAAGGACTGCCTGCGCCACCGACcaccatatactgtatgttgccatggaaacacatCAGTCCCTcatcgcacacacgcacacatgcacacacacacacacacacacacacacacacacacacacacacacacacacacacacacacacacacacacacacacctatctgCTTCTCAGAACACATGCGGCATTAAATATCAAACACTGCTAAATGaatctcctcttccctctgcagaGATGGATTCATTTATAATCAGTagtaagaaataaaataactcaTGTGGATTGCAAGAACAGCCATTTGTTCAAGTTGGGTAAACTTGTAACAATCTAATTTCACAGAAAGATGGCCATGACAATAATGTTTTCCCTCACCCATTAGTCAGCTCCCTGCATGTAACGCAACATGTGGCAGAGCAGTCCAGTCCAAAGTGCACACTGGGCCCAATGAAGATGTCAGTGGTTGAATGAGAGCTTTGTAGTATCAGGATGAATATAGACTTGGGTCACACACGGAGACGCCCACTTGGCATGGcaacaatgtgttttctgtgccgCGCTGGGGTCTAAACACGAGAGTGAGTAAAATACAAGAATGCAGAATATGGGAGTAATGCAGAACTCGACTTCACTCTATAGAGACCAAACAATGGCAGAGGCGGTGGAGCATGGAACATCCATCTCCGCTCATCAGCTGAGGGGACGAGATAAAAGAGTAATCCCATAATTGGGCTGTGTGGACGCCTCTGTCTCGCCGCAACACGACTCTGACAGTGGAGCATTAGGTGGATTTGTTTTAGGAAACAGATTAACCAGAAGGGGACTCTTACAACTGACGTGAGTTgcctcacaattttttttattctggctTTGCTCATTGTAGGATCATGACTGATGATGATCTTCAAATAATGTTCTTAAGAGACAAatgaccagaccagaccagaccccCCACTTACGTTTGTCCTAATCACGAGTTCCTAATCAGGACTAGCTGATTACCACAAATAATCATCTCTGACCTACAGAGTTAAGTGTTGCTCTGTTACTGCTGCTCATGATGAACTGAAtctaaatgtgtgttgtgaacGTACACTACAAAAAGTCTGTATTTAAACATGGGATTTATTATCTGGACTTCAACTAGATTTTAGATGCATTAAACTAGATTTGAGGGGGATAGGCGATTCTCTGATTCCATCTTGGGGATCGGGAGGTAGAGCGGGTCAGACATCCACTAATCAGAAGGccgatggttcgatccccccCGACCGCCAGTCTGCATGCTGAGGCGTCCTTGGGGAAGACGCTTAACCTAAAATGCCCCTGACAGCTGAGCCAGCAgagtatgaatgatgtgtgatagaaaatgtGCTGTAggaatatgtgtgtgaatgagtgaaccTTAAAGAACAGATAGTACATTTAGATAGTACAGATAGTTTATTTTAATGTGGACTTTGTTGAATCTTTAATAGCAAATTAATCTCTTAGCATTATTATGCCGATTCATCACTTTTCATTGATTATAAACATAGGCCCTAAAGTTACAAATTCAATCCTTAATCCTCATTATACCTGcagtatgttactgtaaacATGAACCGACACCAGACACCAAAATGAGAAGGTCCTGCTGAGTCAGTTGTAAGAGGAAACCTTGCAGGTTCTTTGCCCTCCCAGCTCCTCCTGACTCACAACGCTGATTTAGATCCTGTTTAATCTAACCCTCTCTTAATTTACCTGCAGATGGAGGCACTACACCGACACTACGTCTTTACAAACTAACTAAGGTATACCTGCATATTAAGGCTATTCAGTGTTAAAATGATGCCATCAGGGAACACACGTTCTGTACTGGCTTCGGTTTACTGGGcaggaaataaaatcaatgatgTTCACTtttcaatacatatatatatatatatcacatcaTTGTCACTAGCAAaagtatgaaatgaaatgaaatgatctgCGACTAtatctgaatataaatatactaTGTGCCTGCAGGTAAACACGTTGGCTCCATGTGGTCCTCTGGGACTCTGGGAGCAggatgaaagatggaggagcGAAAGCCAAGGTCAAGCATTAGACTGAGAGAAACCTTTACAGTCTCTCACGGGAGGCCCAGACCTCGTGGGATTTACATCATGCTAGTCGTCTACCTCGGCTCTTGATACTTTGTACTCGCACCCAGGTTGTGGCTGTAGCCAATATTCATTTTGTAGGGTCAGAATTTTACCATGGAAGCCATTATACTGTAATGTACTTTTGCTATTTTCTTTTACTATGTATTACACTATTATATACATCTATTATAATGCTATGCCTGagaaggagggtggggggtttTGAGAGTCAGTTTTCGAGCCCCTGCTTTGGAGCACAGATTTCTCTGTGCACACATGTACAGGAGACTCAAAACGATCCACATATACATTCGACCTACTTCATAAGAGCAGTGTACATGCTTGAGCAGAGAAACTAAACGGAGGACACAGAAATATCTGCGCTGGTGcaaaagcacatttcaaaagATGGAAAGCCGTCTCTGTTGATTCTGCCGAACCCGAGCTAATGGAGCTTTACAGTGTGTTGCCCTTTTACTCAGCGTGCAGTCAAATGCCAGTGGAATGGCAGTAGATGCACAAGGATCAATGCCAATCGTGTTAAGATGTATACATAGGGCCATCCTAATGGCTCTCTGTGCTGGGATCTGTTCCAGTCACACATGGACTGGTGCTGTGAATTACTTGTGAGCGCTCTTTACTGGTGAGAGGAAAGTGATTCGATTCCCATCCAGGCCATCCAAGCACTAAATGTACTCGCCACAACCACGGCCGTTGGTGATAAGAATGTGCACCACGTGAGACTATGGTGCTCCAGCTGAAAGGctcatgtttctttatttcacaaCAAGTCCAATTTCAATGGGGGAAATCAATTTACACAGTCCTGTTGGCAGGTGTGTGACGTGATGGAAAGAACTGGCAGATGATAGAAGCCCTGACTGTGGCCACTCATTTCAGACGGACGGGCCGCCTGCTTTTTAAGCTGCAGTTTTAGGAGTAGTGAGTGTAGACATGAGCACTGCGACAGACACTCACTAGGCCTTTGAAAATCACGCCTTTGTTCCTCTCGATGCACAGGCCAGACCGAGACGGAGACCACGCTGGGAGTGAGAGGAGCTGCCGACAGAAAAAGCAGCTTTCTCTCAGAGTGAGATAAACAATTCCCTGTTCATCAGGGTTACACAATGTGCAGCTCCACCTTTTGCAAACCAGTGAGCTCCTGAATAGCAAAGACGGAGTAAAGACACTTAAATAACACGAATAAAGAGAGGGTTTGTCGTTGCAGAATTGACCCGTCCCTCTTCTTATACATTCATTACATAGAAGACCATTTGAGAGCAGAGATCATGTTTGTCCAAAACCAGGAGTTATAATTTCTCATTTGCAcagaatttaaattaaaaaagagcaaGCTGCAGAAAATacttcaattctttttttttaaagttaaagtttttatttctatgCCTTCTGCTTAGAGCAATGTAAGTACCAGCATCCAGGAACTAGGGGAAAACAGCTTTCATATTTGAAGCTGATTTTGTCATACTGCACTGCAATCAATCTCAAATAATGTCCTTCActaatgaatgaagaaaaggtCATTGCTGAATATATTATGCAGCTGATAAGTGACAGCACAAAACCTGTGCCTCTTGCCAGCAGCGTCATGGCACACAACTGCTCACGCTGAACGTTGGCCAGACCGAAATGCCAGCTCGCTCAGACGTGGCTGTGTCAGAAGGCcggcctgctgctgcaccaTGCTGATCCATACTGAGTAACAGTCAGCCATCACCGCTACGGCCGTGCGAGCAGCCCCGGGCTAAATCCTAACATGCTAATATAGTCACAATGACAATGTAGACATGGATATGACCCATCCAAGAGGTGTTGAGGATGGGAGGTTTCAGTTatgaccaaagtggtggacacCAATTTTCTATCATGCCGACAAAAAATCTTTTGACATCAAacgatgaaataaaatacagccCCTGCATGTTCTATTCTTCCACTGCCGATAtaatattgcaaaaaatattttctgatgtTTCTCAGTGCTGGGGTTGTGCAGGGATTGAACAGTAAGAACAACGACAATCTTTCTATtgtggacacacgcacacacacacacacacacacacacacacacacacacacacacacacacacacacacacacacacaacactacagtattttgtgcagaGAGAGTACTTGGTTGCATAAATGGCTGCAATCCATCAAGGCAACTGTCAACGGCTACAGCATGAGGTCTTGAGAGACATGTAGTGTGTATTTCATTATCCCCCGTAAATACGCAGTGAATGTGTACATCATTTTGGAAGCTGTGCACACCAGCTGCAGAGACATCTCATTCATGCGTGCAGACTCTGTAATATCTTACTACTCATTGCTCGTagcaacccccctccccccttcttcGTGTCACAACCCCATCATCAAACTGAACCATTAAGGCTGTAACACCCGCTCTGGCCCCAGATGCACACAGAGACAACTTGTATCGGACGAATGCTTTTGTGCTTTTAGAGCTCTTTCCCACAGACTACTAAAGCTGCATCTATTTCCATTTGCTGGGTCAGCACAGGCACATGAGCCTctcaattaaatattaatggaTATGGGAGATAAATTTAGAAAGCTATGCTATACTGAAACGACTGTGGTCTGAAGAATGTAAATATTGGTATTGATTGGTCTTCTACATGGGGTGTGGCAGGGCAGGTGGACACTATTCAGTGTCTCTGGAGGTGACCTTAAATGAGAAAGTGCTACGTTAAATTATAATTCAAACACTACAAACCATCCTCAACGGACTTTTACACAACAGGGACTGCTTGATCTATTGATTCTGAAGCATATAGTCACTGCGCTGCTATACAACAACCACCGATAGTTTTCCAGAATGTGCAGAAGGTGGACATGTGGCTGTGTTGCTCCATAAACAGACAGTACGTGGGTGTCTCCAGGAGACAGGGACACTGTTTACACTGCGGGCACTCGACGTGACAAATAGGAAAGTGGCTGTTATGCTCCAAAGACCAGGCTTATCATTAAAGCTCCCGAGCAGCGGCACACGAAGCGCGGCACTGGCACAGGGGTCCATTAGAGAAGTCAAGCCCCAGCCTCGTACTGTACCATTATTAGAATTACAGCTTTACAGTCGGGCCAGCAACGCACTAAGAGGATATAAACCCTATCCTGCTGTATTATATTATGAGGAGCATCTCTGGCAGATGAGAGACTGAGGCGGTGTGGCACTGTCATAAGATGCTAGGGGTCATGTGAAGGCTCAGTGGAGACACACCGTTGACTCAGTGGGCATCCTGACTGGCCAAtccagaaacagagagaagaaaaaaaatctccatcaAATCCATTCAGCTGTGAAAAGGTGCGGTCTCATCTCATTGTGAATCAATCTACTATCTTaattaaaagggggggggggggggctcagatGTGGATTCACTGGTCTGTAATTGCTCTGATGGGTGTGTGGGGCTGCGCCGCCTGTGCGCTCCCATGTGGGCGCAGCCATGTTCGaggctctctttct
The sequence above is a segment of the Scophthalmus maximus strain ysfricsl-2021 chromosome 10, ASM2237912v1, whole genome shotgun sequence genome. Coding sequences within it:
- the phyhiplb gene encoding phytanoyl-CoA hydroxylase-interacting protein-like isoform X2, with the protein product MEELPVPQNIKISNITCDSFKICWDMEPRSKERITHYFIDLNKKENKNSNKFKHKDVPTKLVAKAVPLPMTVRGHWFLSPRTEYTVAVQTASKQTDGDYAVSEWSEIIEFCTADYSTVHLNQLMEKAEVIAGRMLPFSVFYRNQNKEYFDHAREVQENRMLSSVKDNSGSHGSPISGKLEGLFFSCNTEFNTGKPPQDSPYGRHRFEVRADALFNPDTNLYFGDFYCMYTAYHFVILVLAPKGSGGDEFCKQRLPALDIGNNPFLTCKRDEEGDGSLAFHHAQDVILEVIYTEPVDLASGTVAEISGHQLMSMSTVNAKKDPSCKTCNISVGR
- the phyhiplb gene encoding phytanoyl-CoA hydroxylase-interacting protein-like isoform X1; amino-acid sequence: MEVPGLAHSISSPLSPCEGMIKDLSLDALQLCERDGSKSQDGSISEMEELPVPQNIKISNITCDSFKICWDMEPRSKERITHYFIDLNKKENKNSNKFKHKDVPTKLVAKAVPLPMTVRGHWFLSPRTEYTVAVQTASKQTDGDYAVSEWSEIIEFCTADYSTVHLNQLMEKAEVIAGRMLPFSVFYRNQNKEYFDHAREVQENRMLSSVKDNSGSHGSPISGKLEGLFFSCNTEFNTGKPPQDSPYGRHRFEVRADALFNPDTNLYFGDFYCMYTAYHFVILVLAPKGSGGDEFCKQRLPALDIGNNPFLTCKRDEEGDGSLAFHHAQDVILEVIYTEPVDLASGTVAEISGHQLMSMSTVNAKKDPSCKTCNISVGR